A region of Gloeocapsopsis sp. IPPAS B-1203 DNA encodes the following proteins:
- a CDS encoding cobalt-precorrin-6A reductase produces the protein MSTAFNQSLQVCHHGKLWLIGGTQESIKITQAIAPENVCCIVSVTTESARSLYRSASCLTIWVGRLTLAQTLEFIQQQQIKAIVDASHPYAVEVSHNAIAAAQQLQIPYLRYERPILLSSTESASENFDSFEALLATNYLQNKRVLLTVGYRPLQTFQAWHDRATLFARILPSAIAMTAAAQAGFTPDRLICLRPPISAELELALWRQWQIQLVITKASGKPGGEDIKRLVATQLGIPLITISRPIVNYPQQTSDLSVVLDFCRQHLNPSLYS, from the coding sequence ATGAGTACGGCTTTCAATCAGTCACTGCAAGTTTGTCATCATGGCAAGTTGTGGCTGATTGGCGGAACTCAAGAAAGCATCAAAATTACTCAGGCGATCGCACCAGAAAATGTCTGTTGTATTGTTTCTGTAACAACTGAATCTGCGCGATCGCTTTATCGTTCTGCATCGTGTTTAACAATCTGGGTAGGGCGTTTAACTTTAGCTCAAACTCTAGAATTTATTCAACAACAACAAATTAAGGCGATTGTTGATGCGTCTCATCCTTATGCTGTGGAAGTTTCACACAATGCGATCGCGGCTGCACAACAACTACAGATACCTTACCTCCGCTATGAACGCCCAATATTGCTATCTAGCACAGAAAGTGCGAGCGAGAATTTCGATAGTTTTGAAGCTTTACTAGCAACAAACTACTTACAGAATAAGCGAGTATTGTTAACTGTGGGATATCGACCGCTACAGACGTTTCAAGCTTGGCACGATCGCGCAACATTATTTGCCCGAATTCTCCCTTCAGCGATCGCCATGACAGCAGCAGCGCAAGCAGGGTTTACCCCAGATCGATTAATTTGTCTGCGTCCTCCCATTTCTGCTGAATTAGAACTCGCACTTTGGCGTCAATGGCAAATTCAACTCGTGATTACCAAAGCTTCAGGAAAACCAGGAGGTGAAGATATTAAACGTCTTGTCGCAACTCAACTAGGTATTCCTTTAATCACAATAAGTAGACCAATAGTTAATTATCCACAACAAACTAGCGATTTATCTGTTGTATTAGATTTTTGTCGTCAGCACCTCAACCCAAGCCTTTACAGTTAA
- the pheT gene encoding phenylalanine--tRNA ligase subunit beta: protein MRISLNWLQELVELTLSPEELAETLTMAGFEVEEIEDRRTWAEGVVVGKVLECQRHPNADKLSVTTVDVGTASSELLNIVCGASNVRAGIYVPVALVGTYLPKIDVKIKAAKLRGVRSEGMICSLAELGLAKESAGIHIFEQEVPLGSDVRPLLGLDDVILDLTATANRADALSMVGVAREVAAITGKTVRLPAAQESSISAGKKNLTINIVESQACPAYMGTAIESLKIAPSPAWLQQRLQAAGIRPINNVVDITNYIVLEWGQPLHAFDRDRLLAVSETQSELTIGVRFAQAGETLKTLDGQTRTLSNQALLITAHDKPVALAGVMGGEATEVHEGTQNLVLEAALFDPVAIRRSARSQGLRTEASARYERGINAAELELACRRALMLMRELAGGVVVQQQFADARPEVGALSRSIELRLNRVNQVLGPIDLGETTGELQSEDIQQILTALGCQVKPSPEQKVLSVTVPPYRHRDLEREIDLIEEISRLYGYDRFCDTLPEKTEPGYLSLEQQLTRQLREAFRAAGLTELIHYSLGKPGQDRQIVLTNPIFVEYSALRTDLISGLIDAFQYNLEQGNGSLNGFEIGRIFWQEEDGLLEAEALGGILGGDVTQGKWTSGGKEHPLTWFEAKGVLESVFQRLGLKVEFQPSHQDSRLHPGRTASLWLQGNRLGDFGQVHPQLRQEKGLPDAVYVFQLDLDVILDYWDRDEVLVPRFRPYSTYPASPRDIAFFAHLEVSVAEIKRAIALAAGELLESVELFDEYRGEHVPQGQRSLAFRLVYRAQNRTLTDEDIEPVHQKVRESLVEKFGVNLRS, encoded by the coding sequence ATGCGTATTTCTCTGAATTGGTTGCAAGAACTGGTTGAGTTGACTCTTTCTCCAGAAGAATTGGCGGAAACGTTAACAATGGCAGGGTTTGAAGTAGAAGAAATTGAAGATCGTCGTACTTGGGCAGAGGGAGTGGTTGTCGGAAAAGTACTGGAGTGTCAACGCCATCCCAATGCTGATAAACTCAGTGTCACGACAGTAGATGTGGGAACTGCTTCTTCAGAACTATTAAATATAGTCTGCGGTGCGTCTAACGTGCGGGCGGGAATTTATGTGCCGGTCGCGTTAGTTGGTACTTATCTGCCCAAAATTGACGTCAAAATCAAAGCAGCAAAACTACGCGGAGTACGCTCTGAAGGCATGATTTGTTCTTTAGCTGAGTTGGGATTAGCTAAAGAATCTGCAGGAATTCATATTTTTGAGCAGGAAGTGCCATTAGGTAGTGATGTTCGCCCATTGCTTGGCTTAGATGATGTCATTCTTGACTTGACAGCAACGGCAAATCGTGCTGATGCATTAAGTATGGTTGGTGTAGCACGAGAGGTCGCTGCAATTACAGGTAAAACAGTGCGATTACCAGCAGCACAGGAAAGCTCAATCTCAGCTGGTAAAAAGAATTTAACTATTAATATCGTAGAATCACAAGCTTGCCCTGCTTACATGGGTACGGCGATCGAATCTCTAAAAATTGCTCCTTCACCAGCATGGTTACAACAGCGATTGCAAGCCGCAGGAATTCGCCCAATCAATAATGTTGTCGATATTACAAACTACATTGTGCTGGAATGGGGTCAACCGCTACATGCTTTTGATCGCGATCGCCTTTTAGCTGTTAGTGAAACTCAATCAGAATTAACGATCGGTGTCCGATTCGCACAAGCTGGCGAAACACTAAAAACGCTGGACGGTCAAACGCGCACGCTTTCCAATCAAGCTTTACTGATTACCGCGCACGATAAACCAGTTGCTTTAGCAGGGGTTATGGGAGGCGAAGCAACAGAAGTGCATGAAGGTACTCAAAACCTCGTTCTAGAAGCTGCACTCTTCGATCCTGTCGCAATTCGTCGTTCTGCACGGAGCCAAGGTTTACGTACAGAAGCTTCAGCAAGGTACGAACGGGGAATTAACGCTGCTGAATTAGAGCTAGCCTGTCGTCGCGCTTTAATGCTTATGCGTGAATTAGCTGGAGGTGTTGTTGTACAACAGCAGTTTGCTGATGCACGTCCCGAAGTTGGTGCGCTGTCACGTTCGATTGAACTACGTCTTAACCGCGTCAACCAGGTTTTAGGACCAATAGACTTAGGAGAGACTACAGGCGAATTACAATCAGAAGATATTCAGCAAATTCTTACCGCACTCGGATGTCAAGTCAAACCATCACCTGAACAAAAAGTCTTGAGTGTAACAGTTCCGCCATATCGTCACCGCGATTTAGAGCGCGAAATTGACTTGATTGAAGAAATTTCACGGTTGTATGGTTACGATCGCTTTTGCGACACTTTACCTGAAAAAACAGAGCCTGGCTATCTTTCCCTAGAACAGCAACTCACTCGCCAACTCCGCGAAGCTTTCCGCGCTGCTGGATTGACAGAATTGATTCATTATTCATTAGGTAAGCCAGGACAAGATCGACAAATTGTACTCACCAACCCAATTTTTGTTGAATATTCAGCACTGCGCACAGATTTAATTTCTGGCTTGATTGATGCTTTTCAGTACAACCTAGAGCAAGGTAATGGCAGCTTGAATGGTTTTGAAATTGGGCGCATTTTCTGGCAAGAAGAAGATGGCTTGCTCGAAGCTGAGGCTTTAGGTGGAATTTTAGGTGGAGATGTCACTCAAGGTAAGTGGACGTCAGGTGGAAAAGAACATCCTTTGACTTGGTTTGAAGCTAAGGGCGTTCTAGAAAGTGTCTTTCAACGCTTGGGCTTGAAGGTGGAGTTTCAACCCAGTCATCAAGACTCCCGCTTGCATCCAGGACGTACTGCATCGTTATGGTTGCAGGGTAATCGATTAGGTGATTTTGGACAAGTCCATCCTCAATTACGTCAAGAAAAAGGCTTACCAGATGCGGTTTATGTATTTCAACTTGATTTAGATGTGATTTTAGATTATTGGGATCGCGACGAAGTTTTAGTCCCAAGATTCCGTCCGTATTCTACTTATCCAGCTTCACCTAGAGATATCGCATTTTTCGCTCATCTAGAAGTCTCTGTTGCGGAAATAAAACGCGCGATCGCCCTTGCAGCCGGAGAATTACTCGAATCGGTGGAATTGTTTGATGAATATCGCGGCGAACACGTCCCACAAGGACAAAGAAGTTTGGCGTTTCGCTTGGTGTATCGCGCTCAAAACCGGACTCTAACAGATGAGGACATCGAACCTGTACACCAGAAAGTGCGAGAATCTTTAGTAGAAAAATTTGGCGTAAATCTACGCAGTTGA
- a CDS encoding YciI family protein: MPKYVMWGSYCDNVLEKRAPYRQAHLDGLAAQKESGVLITIGPTKDLTKVFGIYEAEDAATVHQLVEADPYWKNGVWTEYSIKEWIQAF; the protein is encoded by the coding sequence ATGCCTAAGTACGTAATGTGGGGAAGTTACTGCGATAATGTACTAGAAAAACGCGCTCCTTATCGACAGGCTCATCTCGACGGCCTGGCTGCACAAAAAGAATCTGGAGTGTTGATTACAATCGGTCCAACAAAGGATTTAACAAAGGTTTTTGGCATTTACGAAGCTGAGGATGCAGCAACAGTCCATCAACTTGTTGAAGCCGATCCTTATTGGAAAAATGGAGTTTGGACTGAGTACTCTATTAAAGAGTGGATTCAAGCTTTTTAA